The Coffea arabica cultivar ET-39 chromosome 4e, Coffea Arabica ET-39 HiFi, whole genome shotgun sequence genome includes a window with the following:
- the LOC113741482 gene encoding protein LONGIFOLIA 1 produces the protein MATKFLHSLTDDNPDLQKQIGCMTGIFQLFDRQHIITPRRITGHSTKRIHSGVTFEKESSTIYNRSATVEKHSSKHVLERQILSTESSRASFSSSSRSSSFSSLDYNKTGQTEPFDQIIFPETPSRDPAMSQANTSPQFGRQMLDLREVVKDSMYREAQGLPVKTVGRDGAADSLAKHRDSPGPVQLSRANDGSYGQGVNGKQDLPVDLKESLRVLSKLREAPWYTNELRELSRSSSYQSKDGSSFSLVKEAPRFSYDGREMRNVPFESQDNSKSSLKFKELPRLSLDSRENSMRNFNSDLPPDLYLKFPLKENGSSNSNVTSQQQKSGTQSRPPSVVAKLMGLEALPDSISSAESKRSASDILVEETIRFAGSSELSDLCRPIQVSNSTKNLWKEPRSPRWKNPDSIMKPISRFPIEPAPWKQMDGNWSSQKPACKGMKAPAKSPFSFPSVYSEIEKRIKDLEFSQSGKDLRALKQILEAMQTKGLLEIQKEEALNFSASKDHEQRFTNSTSARTGSQRKLQNDIVSTSTRRGTMSSRKFESPIVIMKPAKLVEKSGIPASSVLPIDDLSSLPQIQGGTFSDSRRSAINSRAAKDQIPKSGSRDNAGNSKDMKSNNRVLKSPQTSVKSPQLPKESSAGSLKSSGSISPRMQPKRQELEKRSRPPIPPSDLSRTRRQPNNKQATESSSPGGRRRQKSMNLQLSGDQLSENTNESRNLSYHENEISAQSDGSILSDSRLDVEVTSAERSPEISSGYSPSMEAVHYLVSDLINKKSMPIAIEEEPLAEHPTVAPEYPSPVSVLDSAMDMDDSPSPVKRITKTFRGDESHETNVIPNTEECSVVDSLATNAVGPCPASEISRKKLQNVENLVQKLRRLNSSHDEARIDYIASLCDNTNPDHRYISEILLASGLLLRDLGSSLTNFQFDPSGPPINPKLFLVLEQTKGGSTYLKEECAPEKAVQLRSKQKVHRKLIFDTINEILARKLAILELSSDPWLRPLKLARESLNAQKLLRELCSEVELLQGKSSKSSLEDEDDGLKTILWEDVMNRSENWTAFNSEVSSMVLDVERMIFKDLVDEVVIGEAPALRNKPVGRRQLFAK, from the exons ATGGCAACAAAGTTTTTACATTCACTGACTGATGACAACCCGGATTTGCAAAAGCAAATAGGATGTATGACAGGGATCTTTCAACTCTTTGATCGCCAACATATCATTACTCCCAGGCGCATCACTGGGCACAGCACAAAAAGGATTCATTCTG GTGTTACTTTTGAAAAAGAGTCTAGTACTATCTACAACAGATCTGCAACAGTG GAAAAACATTCAAGCAAGCATGTGTTGGAGAGGCAAATACTTTCCACCGAGTCTTCTAGAGcatcattttcttcctcctcccGTTCATCTTCGTTCTCATCTCTAGACTACAATAAGACTGGTCAAACAGAGCCTTTTGACCAAATAATTTTCCCTGAAACACCTTCGAGGGATCCAGCAATGAGCCAAGCTAATACATCCCCACAGTTTGGTCGCCAAATGCTTGACCTGCGGGAAGTGGTCAAGGACTCCATGTACAGGGAAGCTCAGGGATTGCCTGTTAAAACTGTAGGCAGAGATGGGGCAGCAGATTCTCTGGCCAAGCATAGAGACTCCCCAGGGCCTGTACAGCTTTCTAGAGCCAATGACGGCTCTTATGGCCAGGGCGTCAATGGGAAGCAGGACTTGCCTGTTGATCTTAAGGAATCTCTTAGAGTTCTTTCTAAACTCCGTGAAGCACCTTGGTATACAAATGAACTGAGAGAACTTTCAAGGTCATCGTCATATCAGTCAAAAGATGGGTCATCCTTTTCCTTAGTAAAAGAGGCTCCTCGGTTTTCTTATGATGGAAGGGAGATGCGTAATGTACCTTTCGAATCACAGGACAATTCAAAATCCTCCCTGAAGTTTAAAGAGCTGCCAAGACTTTCCTTAGACAGTAGAGAAAATTCAATGCGAAACTTCAACTCTGATTTGCCACCTGACCTATATCTGAAATTTCCTCTGAAGGAAAATGGGAGTTCCAATTCCAATGTTACTAGTCAGCAGCAAAAATCAGGAACTCAGTCACGGCCTCCAAGTGTTGTTGCGAAGCTAATGGGTTTGGAAGCATTACCAGATTCTATATCCTCTGCTGAAAGTAAAAGGAGTGCTAGTGACATTTTAGTTGAGGAAACAATTCGTTTTGCTGGGTCTTCAGAACTTAGTGACCTGTGTCGACCAATCCAGGTTTCTAATTCTACAAAAAACTTGTGGAAGGAACCAAGATCACCACGCTGGAAAAATCCTGATTCAATAATGAAACCCATTTCAAGATTTCCTATTGAACCAGCACCATGGAAGCAGATGGATGGGAATTGGAGTTCTCAAAAGCCAGCTTGTAAGGGTATGAAAGCTCCAGCTAAATCCCCTTTCAGCTTTCCTTCAGTTTACAGTGAAATTGAGAAGAGGATAAAAGATCTTGAATTTTCACAATCAGGGAAGGATCTCAGAGCTCTTAAACAGATACTTGAAGCAATGCAGACCAAAGGGCTGCTAGAAATTCAGAAAGAGGAGGCTCTAAACTTTTCTGCTTCAAAGGACCATGAACAAAGATTTACGAATTCTACAAGTGCAAGAACGGGAAGTCAGCGAAAGCTGCAAAATGATATTGTTTCTACTTCCACCAGAAGGGGGACCATGTCTTCAAGGAAATTTGAGTCCCCAATTGTCATCATGAAACCTGCGAAACTAGTTGAAAAATCTGGAATTCCTGCCTCTTCAGTCTTACCCATAGACGACTTATCCAGTCTCCCACAAATTCAAGGTGGTACCTTTTCTGACAGTAGAAGGAGTGCAATTAATAGTAGAGCAGCTAAAGACCAGATTCCTAAGTCTGGGAGCCGAGACAATGCTGGAAATTCCAAAGATATGAAATCCAACAATAGAGTACTGAAATCTCCACAGACATCAGTAAAGTCTCCACAGTTGCCAAAAGAAAGCAGTGCAGGCTCGCTAAAGAGCTCAGGGTCCATCAGCCCAAGAATGCAGCCGAAGAGACAGGAGTTGGAGAAGCGGTCGAGGCCTCCTATACCTCCATCGGATTTAAGCAGGACAAGAAGGCAACCCAATAATAAGCAAGCAACAGAATCAAGCTCCCCAGGTGGAAGACGCAGGCAAAAGTCTATGAATTTACAACTAAGTGGTGACCAGCTGAGTGAGAACACTAATGAATCAAGGAATTTGAGCTAccatgaaaatgaaatttcagctcaatcagatgGAAGTATCTTATCTGATTCAAGGTTGGATGTGGAAGTCACCAGTGCTGAAAGATCTCCTGAGATTAGTAGCGGCTATAGTCCATCGATGGAGGCTGTCCATTACCTGGTTTCTGACTTAATTAATAAG AAATCTATGCCCATAGCCATAGAAGAAGAACCATTGGCAGAGCATCCTACAGTTGCTCCTGAGTATCCTAGCCCTGTGTCAGTTCTTGACAGTGCTATGGATATGGATGACTCACCATCACCCGTGAAGAGGATAACAAAGACCTTCCGAG GTGATGAATCTCATGAGACTAATGTAATTCCCAATACAGAGGAATGTAGTGTGGTGGACAGTTTAGCAACTAATGCTGTTGGACCTTGCCCTGCATCTGAAATTAGCAGGAAGAAACTGCAAAACGTTGAAAATCTGGTTCAGAAACTTAGAAGACTCAACTCTAGCCATGATGAAGCCCGCATCGATTATATTGCATCTCTTTGTGATAACACGAACCCAGACCACAGATACATTTCTGAGATTTTATTAGCCTCTGGTCTCCTCCTGAGGGACCTTGGCTCAAGTCTGACAAACTTCCAGTTTGATCCGTCAGGCCCCCCTATCAATCCTAAACTATTTTTGGTATTGGAACAAACGAAAGGAGGCAGCACTTACTTAAAGGAAGAATGTGCTCCAGAAAAGGCTGTCCAGTTGCGGTCAAAACAAAAAGTTCAcagaaaactcatttttgatACCATTAATGAAATTCTTGCCAGAAAACTAGCAATCCTGGAACTGTCTTCGGATCCATGGTTAAGACCTCTGAAGCTGGCAAGAGAGTCTTTGAATGCACAAAAGCTTCTGAGAGAATTGTGTTCGGAAGTAGAACTGCTTCAAGGTAAAAGCTCAAAGAGCAGCTTAGAGGATGAAGATGATGGATTGAAAACCATCTTGTGGGAGGATGTGATGAATCGATCAGAAAATTGGACAGCTTTCAACAGTGAAGTTTCAAGCATGGTTCTCGATGTTGAGCGCATGATCTTTAAAGATTTAGTTGATGAAGTTGTGATTGGTGAGGCACCTGCTTTGAGAAACAAACCAGTCGGGCGTCGACAATTGTTTGCAAAGTAG